From a single Dysidea avara chromosome 14, odDysAvar1.4, whole genome shotgun sequence genomic region:
- the LOC136244238 gene encoding uncharacterized protein, which translates to MARITSLELARMLEEDSDWNDSDEECHRGDRYDSDDDLVDNNGAEDCPLDFIERYEMYEADFQDWGPPPSNFVDKTVKPLQLETGIVEGDNDREVEQMANVDVCQETLKAGVMSSEIQQLDADVDIESMEHADVDVQDVAGTANVDVQDETGTADGNNTASNDNGPNGGTPSMGISIDLSSLLDHPPGQLIHICHQPLLWLGIHLRNLWDQKNPYLLKLGL; encoded by the exons ATGGCAAGGATAACGTCGCTGGAGCTGGCACGCATGTTAGAAGAAGACAGCGACTGGAATGATTCGGATGAAGAATGTCACCGTGGCGATAGATACGATTCTGATGATGATTTAGTCGACAACAATGGTGCTGAAGATTGTCCACTTGATTTCATCGAGCGATACGAG ATGTATGAGGCTGATTTCCAAGACTGGGGACCACCTCCAAGTAATTTTGTGGACAAAACTGTAAAGCCCTTACAGTTAGAGACTGGAATCGTTGAAGGTGACAATGACAGGGAGGTGGAACAGATGGCTAATGTCGAT GTTTGCCAAGAAACTCTAAAGGCTGGTGTTATGAGTAGTGAAATACAACAACTG GATGCTGATGTTGACATTGAGAGCATGGAG CATGCTGATGTTGATGTCCAGGACGTGGCGGGGACAGCCAATGTTGATGTCCAGGATGAGACAGGGACAGCCGATGGTAACAATACTGCAAGTAATGATAATGGACCTAACGGGGGAACACCATCTATGGGCATTTCTATAGATCTTTCCAGTCTTTTAGACCACCCACCAGGCCAGCTAATCCACATTTGCCACCAACCTTTACTTTGGCTGGGGATCCATTTACGCAatctgtgggaccaaaaaaaccCTTACCTCCTGAAGCTAGGCCTATAG